From Fulvivirga lutea:
GCTCTGGAATTCTCAGCCTTTTTGTAAGCTTCAACCGCTTTAGTTGTTTTATTCTTGTATAAGTAGGCATCACCCAGCATTAAATTAAGGTCTTTAGCTTTTGATACAGAATTTACCCCTACACTCTCGCCATAAGCAATTAGATCGTCATACCTACCCTGCTTGTAGTAAAGTGTGGCCAACAATTCAGGAGCTACACTGGCATAAGCTTCATCTTTACCTGCGCGCTCCAAATCGATAATGGCCTTTTGATATTCTTTATTTTCATACTCAATATACCCTGCATAATAACTTGACGCTGCCGAGTATTGAGTATTCTTGTTTTTCAACACATTAAAGTATTCTATCGCTTCATTGAACTTACGCTGCGAGAAAAGAGAATACCCAAGGTTAAATCTGGTTTCGTCCCTCTCTTCCTCAGTAATCAAATTTAAGTTAACCTTTGAGTAGTATTCTGCTGCCTTCTTGTATTCCTTCTCTTTGAAGTAAAATGTACCTAAATCATAATATGCAGTGAGTGCCTTTGGGTGATCTGGATGCTCATCTATAAAATTCTCTATTCTTTTTTCACCATCGTTGTGATAAAGACCCAAGGCGCAATAAGCAATGTAATATTCTGCATCAGCTCTATGTGGTGAGTTTTGGGCGTCATTCAAATAATTTTCGAACACTTCCCTTGCAGAACCATAGTGTCCTTTATCCAATAAGTCCAGGCCAGACCTGTAGTAGCTTTCGGAATCGTTAAAATATTGGGTATTTTGACTATATGATTGACTAAGAAAAAGTGATAGAATCACTAATAGAATATATCTCATAGATATGTGAAATGTACTTTTTTACATATAACGAAGTGTTGCCCAATTCATGTTGCAAATGCTTCGAAATTATTTTAATCCAGCCAAATATAAACAATATACAAGCGTATACCGCCTAGTGCAACAATCGAAAAATAAGTTCTTTCAAAATCTGTCCGTCAGATACAGAGCCAGTACTATTTACACCTTTCAATTGTAAGTCGGCTAGTCTTAGTTGATGTATATTTCTGACCACCTGAGGTAAACTATACAGCCCAGAGGCTTGATGAAAATCTTTAGCAAAAAACGAATTCATGTTTAGCGCATTGGCCACGCCATTAAGCGATTTATCCTTTTGTGAAACAGCTATCAAAAGCTTACCGTAAAAACTAAATAACACTGCTACAATTGGGATGATAGGATTCTTTTTAGAGTTAGCTTCGAAATAGTTAACAATTTTATTCGCCTTTAACACATCTTTAGCGGCCAATGCTTTTTGAAGCTCAAAAACATTGTAATCCTTACTAATACCTACATATTTCTGTACAAGCTCCTCACTTATTTCTGCTCCATCAGATAGATTGATGGCTATTTTATCTACTTCATTAGAAACGCGTTCCAGATTAGTTCCGATAGAGTCTGCCAGCATACGCACTGCCTTATGACTTATTTTGTAACCCTTACTTGAAACATGACTCTCTATCCACGCAGGAAGCTTATCGTCATAAATCTTTTTAGTTACAACATTCACTGAAAGTTTATCAATAGACTTACCAAGCGCTTTTCTCTTATCCAACGTTTTATTTTTGTGACAGAAAACCAATACCGTTGACGGTACTGGGTTATTTAAATAGTCGAGCAACATTTTTGAGCCTTCTTCCCTATTGATATCGCTTATGCTTTGAGCTTCTTTCACTATAACCACTTGCCTTTCTGACATCATAGGAAACCGCCTGGCGTGGTTGAGGATGGTGCTCACATTCGCATCTCTGCCGTACACTATGGTTTGATTAAAACCTTTTTCAGACTCTGTAAGAATATTATTTTCAATGTAATCTGAAATCTGATCAATATAGAAGGTTTCTTCACCTTGGAGAAAATATACTGGTGCTATTTTTCCTGACTTTAAATCTGAAAGTACTGCCTCAGGAGTTGTGCTCATAGTGTAGTAGAATTAGCCTCAAAAGTATGTATTTATGCGTGCAAAATAAACTGTGAAATAACTTAAAAGAATATTACCAAAACCATATTATATTCCGTATCTTGATTATACATTTGTACGGCAATTTTAAAGCGTATCATTTAAAATTCTGGTATGATTTATGATTGTATTAATTCAAAATAAACCAATTAAAAAATGAAAAAATTATTTAACAAATTATTTATGGTTGGCGCTTTAGCAGGCCTTCTCATAGCGAGTGGATGTAGTGATGATGATGAGGTGGTAACTGACCCAACTGATGAGTTTGATGTTACCCTTGAATTTTCAGATGCTACGGCTAGTGTTAACGACCCATTAATTGAGGACTATGCTTCAGGAGATGGCCAATTAACCGTTAAGGCTCGTTTAATCATAACCTCTAATGATAGAACCATCCGTAGAGTTTATGTTACACAAAACATTGCTGGTACTGGTGATCAGCCCTTTAACCTGAGAGAGAATGGTTTATCAAATAAAGCAACAAAACCAGATGGTTCAATCGATGCTGAAGCTTCTGGTGATGCTACTGTAGATTATGCATTGAACCTACCTATCCCTTCCGGAATTGGTACTAACGGTTCTGTTGTTTATAAATTTTGGGCAACAAATGGTAAAGGGGACTATAGAGATCCTGAAAACAGTTTGGCTGCTGGTGTTGGTCAAATAGAAATAACAGTTGGAACTGGTACCAACCCAAATGCACCAGTTAAATCATATACTACCACAATTTTAGCAGCTCCATTAGCTGACGGTTCTTCTGAAACATTTGTTTCCTTATTAGACGGTGAGCTATATAGAGTAGATCAAGGAGAAGAATACTCAGCTTTTTGGGATTTCGGATATTATTATGGGGCAACTTTAGAAGCTTCTTTGGCTGCGGCAGGTAATTATCCGTCTTCAATAATTGATGTTGTAACCGTTGCAAATACAACTGATGCTGAGTTAAACAGTTGCTTTTTTCAGATGTCAAGCATGACATCTGCGATGTTCGATGCAGTTGACGAGTCTAGAGATTTAAATTCAATAACACAATCAAGCAATGAAAGAATTAATATGCTTGAAGTTGGTGATATTGTTGAATTTGTAGACAATTATGGTAAAAAAGGATTAATAAGAGTGGTTGATTTAACGCCAGGATTCGGTTCTGACGGTCAAATCACAATTGACATCAAAGTTCAACCATAAGTGAACTTATAGATAGAAAAATAAAACCCTGACATTGCTGTCAGGGTTTTTTTATACCTTCTTTTCTTGAGAGTAATAGCCAGCCAAAATCATTCCTACTATAGTGCCAAATAAATGAGACTCCCACGACACTCTTTCATCTCCTGGTAATACTCCATAATAAATAGAGCCGTATAGAAGCAATACAACGCCAGATATCATAATAGAGCGTACATCTCTTCTTAATAAACCAAAAAGTATGGCAAATGTGGCTAAGCCATATACTAATCCACTTGCCCCTATGTGCGGATATGGCCTGCCTAATAGCCACACCAATAGATTTGTAATCAGATAGCAACCATAAAATACAGGTCGAGCTATTCTAGGATAGTTATAGAACAGTGTAATGCTCAGAAATAGTAGTGGGAAGGTATTTGATATGAGATGTATAGGTCCGGCATGAATATAAGGCGATGTTATTACACCAATTAAACCGTATATATTTCTTGGAATGATACCAAAAAGGCTCAAATCAAAGCCATAGACAAACTCTAATGCAAAAAGCAGCCACATAAAAAAAACGAACCTAATCGGTAATATAGAGCTTCCGATTAACGTTCGTTTTTCAAACATTAAAACTTAATTATATCTTATGCGGGGTTTTTGATCATATTGAGGCCTATTAATTTAGACTCTTCATACCCAACAGCCATATAGCCTAACAATCCACCAGAAGACTCAGCTATCTTTTTCGCTATATCCTTAATACTTGCATAAAACTCCTCTGCAAACTTTTTATCAAGCTTTGGTAGTATAGAATTCAATTTTTCTAACTCGCTAATGATCATGGGGTTTCGCTCTTCTGCTTTTGACGGAAACTGCTGAATCATCACTTTCAACTTATCTTCAAAATCTACCCCAACTTCCTTGTAATATTCAATCAAATCTAATCGAGCCTTTTTTTGCTTAAGCTTAGCAATGCTAACCGCTTCTTTTATCTCCGAATTATCAATTTCGTTATCAGCACCTGCAATTAGCACTGTAACTAAAAGAGGAGCGCTTAACATCACCTCTACTTCCTCTTGGGACAAAACTTTGAACTGTTCAATCATTATATTTCAAGTTACATTCTATAAACAAAGGCTAAATTAAATATTAAATTAGTAAATATCCTTCATCTCATATTCAAAATTTAAACCTACAAAGACACCTAATTAATTTATCATCAATAAATTAACCCGGATGTTCATTTTTGGAGAATAGAGTAGTATATTACTCTAAATTTATCATCAATCTAAATGTACGAAAAGGAACCTGTCAAAATATTTGTAGTTGAAGATGATCAGGCCTATACCAAATTTTTACAATACGTATTGAGCTTGAATCCTGACTATGAAGTAAGCACATTTGAAAATGGTAAAACTGCCATTGATAGTTTATATCTAAAACCAAACATAATAACGCTGGATTACACCTTGCCTGACATGGCTGGTGAAGATGTACTCAAGGAAATACAACGAGTTGATCCTAATATTCCGGTAATTATCATATCTGCTCAGGAAAAAATAGGTACAGCCGTGGAGCTACTTAAAAGTGGCGCTTATGATTACATAATCAAAGATGAGGATACTAAGGATAGGCTGTTAAATACAATAAACAACGCCCGAAAGAATATCTCCCTCACTAAACAGATAGATCATTTACGGCAAGAGATTACTGAGAAGTACGAATTCGATAATAGCATTATTGGCAATAGCAGTGCACTTAAAAAGGTATTTTCTCTACTTGAAAAAGCTGTAAAAACAAACATAACAGTATCTATAACTGGCGAAACTGGTACTGGTAAGGAATTAGCGGCTAAAGCGATCCATTACAATTCTAAAAGAAAGAAAGAATCGTTTGTTGCGGTAAACATTGCTGCCATACCAAAGGATTTAATGGAGAGCGAGTTATTCGGATACGAAAAGGGAGCATTTACAGGGGCGAATACCAGAAGAATTGGAAAGTTTGAAGAAGCTGAAGGTGGCACCATTTTCTTGGATGAAATTGGAGAAATGGATCTTAATCTTCAGGCTAAATTATTGAGGGTGATTCAAGAGAGAGAACTGTCAAGGATTGGTGGCAATGAAGTTATAAAATTGGATTTCAGGCTTATAGTTGCCACTCACAGAGACTTGGCACAAATGGTTAAAGATGGGGCGTTCAGAGAAGATCTCTATTATAGATTATTAGGCCTGCCTATTCACCTTCCTCCCCTACGCGAGCGTGATAGAGACATCATTCTTCTCAGCAAGTTTTTTATGGAGCAATTCGCTAAAGAAAATGACTTATCAACTCTTACCTTAAGCCACGATGCTCAAACTAAGTTACTTGGTTATCCTTTTCCAGGAAATATTCGTGAGCTTAAATCAATTATTGAATTGTCAGCCGTAATGGCTAATAACAATGAAATAACAGCAGATGATATTACATTCAATAGTCTTACAAAAGAATCAAATTTCCTTTTTGAAGAAATGACTCTTAAAGACTATACGTTTAAAATCCTTAGGCATTATTTAGATAAGTACGATAACAATGTGCTGCAAGTAGCAGATAAGTTAGATATTGGTAAGTCCACGATTTACCGCTATTTAAAAGAAATGGAAGAAGAGGCCATGTAAAATATGGATGTTAAAAGTTTAAAGGATTATGTAGATAAAGGTCTCTTTTATGAGGCAGTTGTTGAAGATGGTTCAGATATCATATTCATTGTAGACTACAACGGGAATATTCTTTACCATAACCCTTCTGTTGAAGATACGTTAGGTCATGCCCCTGGCAGTTTAGTCAATAAGAACTTTTTTGATTTCATTAAACCAAGTACTCTCAAAGGCTTTAAATCAGAGTTCAAAAAAAGTATTGCAAAACCATATGACGAAAGCATTGAGTTCAGGTTTTTATGTGAAGACAATTCCTATAGATATTTGGAATTTAACTCTATTAACCTGAAGCACAAAGGTGGTGTAGAGGGTCTCATTCTTGATTGCAGGGACATTACTCAACGTAAGAAGGATGCAGAAGAGTTGGTGCGAGCTCAGAAAGCTAAAGAACAATTCCTGGCCAACATGTCTCATGAAATTAGAACCCCGATAAATGGTATCTCCGGGATGATTAATTTATTGTCAGAGACATCTAATGAAGCAGATAGAGAACAATACCTGAACGCTATAAAAAACTCTACAGAAAGTTTAAAAGTAATCATCAATGACATACTCGATTTATCAGTAATTGAATCAGGCAAGTTAAAATTTGAGAAGATTGGCTTTAATATTAAATATCAGCTAGGTGCGGTGTTAGACACATTTTTATACCAATCTAAAGCCAAAGGAATTGACTTAAATTATAACATCGACAAGAAAGCAGATGGCGTATTGCTAGGTGATCCAGCCCGACTCAACCAAATTCTAATTAACCTGGTGAGTAATGCAGTAAAGTTTACTCATGTAGGGGAAATTAACATAAGTGTTACTGTTGATAAAGAGGACAAAGATTACAAACACATTAAATTCAAGGTAAGAGACACAGGTGTTGGAATACCTGCCAAGAAAGTTCATCATATTTTTGACAGCTTTACCCAAGCAGATGCAAGTGTAACGCGAAGGTATGGCGGAACAGGACTTGGTTTAACTATTGTAAAAGAATTAGTAGAGCTCCAAAACGGAAGCATTCATGTTGAAAGTG
This genomic window contains:
- the holA gene encoding DNA polymerase III subunit delta, translating into MSTTPEAVLSDLKSGKIAPVYFLQGEETFYIDQISDYIENNILTESEKGFNQTIVYGRDANVSTILNHARRFPMMSERQVVIVKEAQSISDINREEGSKMLLDYLNNPVPSTVLVFCHKNKTLDKRKALGKSIDKLSVNVVTKKIYDDKLPAWIESHVSSKGYKISHKAVRMLADSIGTNLERVSNEVDKIAINLSDGAEISEELVQKYVGISKDYNVFELQKALAAKDVLKANKIVNYFEANSKKNPIIPIVAVLFSFYGKLLIAVSQKDKSLNGVANALNMNSFFAKDFHQASGLYSLPQVVRNIHQLRLADLQLKGVNSTGSVSDGQILKELIFRLLH
- a CDS encoding rhomboid family intramembrane serine protease, producing MFEKRTLIGSSILPIRFVFFMWLLFALEFVYGFDLSLFGIIPRNIYGLIGVITSPYIHAGPIHLISNTFPLLFLSITLFYNYPRIARPVFYGCYLITNLLVWLLGRPYPHIGASGLVYGLATFAILFGLLRRDVRSIMISGVVLLLYGSIYYGVLPGDERVSWESHLFGTIVGMILAGYYSQEKKV
- a CDS encoding sigma-54-dependent transcriptional regulator codes for the protein MYEKEPVKIFVVEDDQAYTKFLQYVLSLNPDYEVSTFENGKTAIDSLYLKPNIITLDYTLPDMAGEDVLKEIQRVDPNIPVIIISAQEKIGTAVELLKSGAYDYIIKDEDTKDRLLNTINNARKNISLTKQIDHLRQEITEKYEFDNSIIGNSSALKKVFSLLEKAVKTNITVSITGETGTGKELAAKAIHYNSKRKKESFVAVNIAAIPKDLMESELFGYEKGAFTGANTRRIGKFEEAEGGTIFLDEIGEMDLNLQAKLLRVIQERELSRIGGNEVIKLDFRLIVATHRDLAQMVKDGAFREDLYYRLLGLPIHLPPLRERDRDIILLSKFFMEQFAKENDLSTLTLSHDAQTKLLGYPFPGNIRELKSIIELSAVMANNNEITADDITFNSLTKESNFLFEEMTLKDYTFKILRHYLDKYDNNVLQVADKLDIGKSTIYRYLKEMEEEAM
- a CDS encoding PAS domain-containing hybrid sensor histidine kinase/response regulator, which gives rise to MDVKSLKDYVDKGLFYEAVVEDGSDIIFIVDYNGNILYHNPSVEDTLGHAPGSLVNKNFFDFIKPSTLKGFKSEFKKSIAKPYDESIEFRFLCEDNSYRYLEFNSINLKHKGGVEGLILDCRDITQRKKDAEELVRAQKAKEQFLANMSHEIRTPINGISGMINLLSETSNEADREQYLNAIKNSTESLKVIINDILDLSVIESGKLKFEKIGFNIKYQLGAVLDTFLYQSKAKGIDLNYNIDKKADGVLLGDPARLNQILINLVSNAVKFTHVGEINISVTVDKEDKDYKHIKFKVRDTGVGIPAKKVHHIFDSFTQADASVTRRYGGTGLGLTIVKELVELQNGSIHVESEEHIGTVFTFIIPYQVGREIDLVQPKSSDFKKTLKYSLKGIKVLLVEDNEVNRLYANSILERWQCDIGEAENGYMAVEKLKAEDYDIVLMDVQMPIMDGYEATRKIRKSLEGNKKNVPIVALTANAIKGDIDKCKEAGMNDYLSKPFHPESLYKTISKFINSEAKQIASTKNNLHKQASDQLTNLKYLKSICDGDVKFMTEMIETFISNTPSTINEMQNWSDKADWEMVGKLAHKMKPSITFVGLEQAKSIIKEIEDSGKHNTNTDQIPSKINQLGELCQQAFKELRNAIQSDFK